Proteins encoded within one genomic window of Pygocentrus nattereri isolate fPygNat1 chromosome 7, fPygNat1.pri, whole genome shotgun sequence:
- the LOC108434106 gene encoding extracellular calcium-sensing receptor-like: MQLIIKVLESLLWLTGLSTTTCKAEPVSCRLWAEPLMPSLSMNGDFIIGGIFSIHFYTTSIQNAYSRQPLQPQCSGSMSFRELRFARAMEFTIHEINNRTDLLPGITLGYQIHDSCGAVLMAVKAALQFTNGMEPFFSDTDSCSKSAAAAVPALVGDSNSTPSISMARILGLFGIAQVSHYATCACLSDKHEYPAFFRTVPSDHHQAAAIAKIVKHFGWTWIGAVRSDSDYGNNGMASFLKAAQEEGICVEYSESYYRTQPRSKLERVANVIRRSTARVIVAFLASGDMRLLLEELARQPPPLLQWIGSEAWIIETEFLRFNMCAGAIGFGIRRSVIPGLREFLLDLSPAQALKSPLLTEFWESSFSCSLKGSSEGARECDGSEDIRALQNPYTDTYATSNLVYKATYAIAHAIHGVICNDTQCDKSAKFTPWQIRDQLKRVNFTTKNGFQVSFDSSGDPVAVYDLINWQVKEDGGLDFVTVGQYDASRPRGQEFSMSRAISWMGGRAEVPRSLCSESCPPGTRKAVQKGKPVCCYDCIPCAEGEISNKTDSFNCIRCPPELWPNTQRDSCLPKPVEFLSWDDTLSIILTAFSFTGAFIAVCVTAVFYKHRTSPIVRANNSELSFLLLFSLTLCFLCSLTFIGQPSEWSCMLRHTTFGITFVLCISCVLGKTIVVLMAFRATLPGSDVMKWFGPPQQRLSVLAFTLIQVLICVLWLTISPPLPFKNLQQYKERIILECGLGSAVGFWAVLGYIGFLALLCFILAFLARKLPDNFNEAKFITFSMLIFCAVWVTFIPAYVSSPGKFTVAVEIFAILASSFGLFICIFAPKCFIILFRPEQNTKKHLMGKVPSKAL; the protein is encoded by the exons ATGCAGTTGATTATAAAGGTGTTGGAGTCGTTGCTGTGGTTAACTGGACTCAGTACAACAACTTGTAAAGCGGAGCCGGTCAGCTGCAGACTGTGGGCTGAGCCTCTGATGCCTAGTCTTTCTATGAATGGAGATTTTATAATAGGGGGgattttttccattcatttttacacgaCATCCATACAGAACGCCTACAGCAGACAGCCGCTGCAGCCACAGTGCTCTGGAAg catgagTTTCCGGGAGCTGCGCTTCGCACGTGCCATGGAGTTCACAATCCACGAGATCAACAACAGAACAGATCTCCTACCGGGAATCACGTTAGGATACCAGATACACGACTCGTGCGGTGCAGTGCTGATGGCTGTCAAAGCTGCACTTCAGTTTACAAACGGCATGGAGCCATTTTTCAGTGATACTGATTCCTGTTCAAAATCTGCAGCTGCAGCTGTTCCTGCTCTCGTGGGAGATTCGAATTCCACCCCATCTATCAGTATGGCCAGAATTCTGGGTCTTTTTGGAATTGCACAG GTGAGCCATTACGCAACCTGCGCATGTCTGAGCGATAAGCACGAGTATCCTGCCTTCTTCAGGACCGTACCAAGTGACCACCATCAGGCAGCCGCTATAGCAAAAATAGTCAAGCACTTTGGCTGGACATGGATTGGGGCAGTGCGCAGCGACTCAGACTATGGGAATAATGGAATGGCGTCGTTTCTAAAGGCTGCACAGGAGGAGGGAATCTGTGTGGAATACTCCGAGTCCTACTACAGAACACAACCGCGCAGTAAACTGGAGAGAGTGGCGAACGTCATCCGGAGATCAACAGCCCGGGTAATAGTAGCGTTTCTTGCTTCAGGAGATATGAGGTTACTGTTGGAGGAACTGGCGAGACAGCCGCCTCCTCTCCTTCAGTGGATCGGCAGTGAAGCGTGGATTATAGAAACCGAGTTTCTGCGCTTTAACATGTGCGCTGGGGCGATAGGATTTGGGATCCGCCGCTCGGTGATTCCAGGTCTTCGTGAGTTTCTTCTCGATCTCTCTCCAGCACAAGCATTGAAATCTCCTCTGCTGACGGAATTTTGGGAGAGCTCGTTCAGCTGTAGCCTGAAAGGCTCCTCAGAGGGCGCGCGGGAATGTGATGGTAGTGAGGATATCCGCGCGCTGCAGAACCCGTATACAGACACTTATGCAACATCTAACCTGGTGTATAAAGCTACGTATGCCATAGCGCATGCCATCCACGGTGTTATCTGTAATGACACGCAGTGCGACAAGAGCGCTAAATTCACACCATGGCAG ATACGCGACCAGCTCAAGAGAGTGAACTTCACTACAAAGAATGGTTTTCAGGTCTCGTTTGATTCCAGTGGTGATCCTGTGGCCGTCTACGACCTCATAAACTGGCAGGTTAAGGAAGATGGTGGTTTGGATTTTGTGACTGTGGGCCAGTATGACGCATCCAGACCAAGAGGACAGGAGTTCAGTATGAGCAGAGCTATCAGCTGGATGGGGGGAAGGGCCGAG GTGCCAAGATCTTTGTGCAGTGAAAGCTGTCCTCCAGGAACCAGGAAGGCTGTGCAAAAAGGAAAGCCAGTCTGCTGCTATGACTGTATACCATGtgcagaaggagagatcagTAACAAGACAG ATTCTTTTAACTGTATTCGCTGCCCTCCTGAGCTTTGGCCCAACACCCAGCGAGACAGCTGCCTCCCCAAGCCTGTGGAGTTCCTGTCCTGGGATGACACTCTGAGCATCATCCTGACAGCGTTCTCCTTCACTGGGGCTTTCATAGCTGTATGTGTGACTGCTGTTTTCTACAAACACAGAACTTCTCCAATCGTCCGAGCAAacaactcagagctgagcttcctgctgctcttctctctgactctgtgtTTCCTATGCTCACTTACTTTCATTGGTCAGCCCTCTGAGTGGTCCTGTATGTTGCGTCACACAACTTTTGGGATCACCttcgtcctctgcatctcctgtgttctggggaaaaccatagtggtgttaatggccttcagagctacacttccaggtagtgatgtcatgaaatggtttgggcctccacagcagagactcagtgttCTCGCCTTCACTCTCATACAGGTCCTTATTTGTGTCCTTTGGTTGACAatatctcctcctctccccttcAAAAATCTACAGCAATACAAGGAAAGGATAATACTGGAATGTGGATTAGGTTCAGCTGtaggtttctgggctgtgctgggttatataggatttctggctcttttgtgttttattttggcttttctagCTCGGAAGTTGCCTGACAActttaatgaagccaagttcatcacattcagcatgctcatattctgtgcCGTGTGGGTTACATTTATTccagcttatgtcagctctcctggaaagttcactgtagctgtagaGATATTTGCTATTCTGGCCTCAagctttggtttatttatttgcatttttgctCCCAAGTGTTTCATAATCTTGTTTAGGCCAGAGCAGAATACCAAGAAACACCTTATGGGTAAAGTTCCATCCAAGGCTCTCTGA
- the LOC119263715 gene encoding extracellular calcium-sensing receptor-like — MPSLSMNGDFIIGGIFSIHLYTTSIQNAYTRQPLQPQCSGRSVCDFRELRFARAMEFTIHEINNRKDLLPGITLGYQIHDSCAAVPMAVKAALQFTNGMEPFFSDTDSCSKSAAAAVPALVGESTSTPSISITRILGLFGIAQVSHYATCACLSDKHEYPAFFRTIPSDHHQAAAIAKIVKYFGWTWIGAVRSDSDYGNYGMASFLKAAQEEGICVEYSESYYRTQPRSKLERVANVIRRSTARVIVAFLATGDMKLLLEELTRQPPPLLQWIGSEAWIIEPEFLRFNMCAGAIGFGVPRSVIPGFREFLLDLSPAQALKSPVLTEFWESSFSCSLKGSSGGARECDGSEDIRALQNPYTDTYTTSNLVYKATYAIAHAIHGVICNDTQCDKSAKFTPWQILDQLKRVNFTTKNGFQVSFDSSGDPVAVYELINWQVKEDGGLDFVTVGQYDASRPRGQELSMNRAISWMGGQTEVPRSVCSESCPPGTRKTVQKGKPVCCYDCIPCAEGEISNMTDSFNCIRCSPEFWPNTQRDSCLPKPVEFLSWDDTLSIILTVFSISGAFIAVCVVAVFYKHRTSPIIRANNSELSFLLLFSLTLCFLCSLTFIGRPSEWSCMLRHTVFGITFVLCISCVLGKTIVVLMAFRATLPGSNTMKWFGPPQQRLSVLAFTLIQVLICVLWLTISPPLPFKNLQQYKERIILECGLGSAIGFWAVLGYIGFLALLCFILAFLARKLPDNFNEAKFITFSMLIFCAVWVTFIPAYVSSPGKFTVAVEIFAILASSFGLFICIFAPKCFIILFRPEQNTKKHLMGKVPSKAL, encoded by the exons ATGCCTAGTCTTTCTATGAATGGAGATTTTATAATAGGGGGgattttttccattcatttgtACACGACATCCATACAGAACGCCTACACCAGACAGCCGCTGCAGCCACAGTGCTCTGGAAggtctgtctgtga TTTCAGGGAGCTGCGCTTCGCTCGTGCCATGGAGTTCACCATCCACGAGATCAACAACAGAAAAGATCTCCTGCCGGGAATCACGTTAGGATACCAGATACACGACTCGTGCGCTGCCGTGCCGATggctgttaaagctgcacttcAGTTTACAAACGGCATGGAGCCATTTTTCAGTGATACTGATTCCTGTTCAAAATCTGCAGCTGCAGCTGTTCCTGCTCTCGTGGGAGAGTCTACGTCCACCCCATCTATCAGTATAACCAGAATTCTGGGTCTTTTTGGAATTGCACAG GTGAGCCATTACGCAACCTGCGCATGTCTGAGCGATAAGCACGAGTATCCTGCCTTCTTCAGGACCATACCAAGTGACCACCATCAGGCAGCCGCCATAGCAAAAATTGTCAAGTATTTCGGCTGGACATGGATTGGGGCAGTGCGCAGCGACTCAGACTATGGAAATTATGGAATGGCGTCGTTTCTAAAGGCTGCGCAGGAGGAGGGAATCTGTGTGGAGTACTCCGAGTCCTACTACAGAACACAACCGCGCAGTAAACTGGAGAGAGTGGCGAACGTCATCCGGAGATCAACAGCCCGGGTAATAGTAGCGTTTCTCGCCACAGGCGACATGAAGTTACTGTTGGAGGAGCTGACAAGACAGCCGCCTCCTCTCCTTCAGTGGATCGGCAGCGAGGCCTGGATCATAGAACCAGAGTTTCTGCGCTTTAACATGTGCGCTGGGGCGATAGGATTTGGAGTTCCCCGCTCGGTGATTCCCGGTTTCCGTGAGTTTCTTCTGGATCTCTCTCCAGCACAAGCACTGAAATCTCCTGTGCTaacggagttttgggagagctcGTTCAGCTGTAGCCTAAAAGGCTCCTCAGGGGGCGCGCGGGAATGCGACGGCAGTGAGGATATCCGCGCGCTGCAGAACCCGTATACAGACACTTATACAACATCAAACCTGGTGTATAAAGCTACGTATGCCATAGCGCATGCCATCCACGGTGTTATCTGTAATGACACGCAGTGCGACAAGAGCGCTAAATTCACACCATGGCAG ATACTCGACCAGCTCAAGAGAGTGAACTTCACTACAAAGAATGGTTTTCAGGTCTCGTTTGATTCCAGTGGAGATCCTGTGGCCGTCTACGAGCTCATAAACTGGCAGGTTAAGGAAGATGGTGGTTTGGATTTTGTGACTGTGGGCCAGTATGACGCATCCAGACCAAGAGGACAGGAGTTAAGTATGAACAGAGCTATCAGCTGGATGGGGGGACAGACTGAG GTGCCAAgatctgtgtgcagtgagagctgtcCTCCAGGAACCAGGAAGActgtgcagaaaggaaagccagtctgctgctatgactgtataccatgtgcagaaggagagatcagTAACATGACAG ATTCTTTTAATTGTATTCGCTGCTCTCCTGAGTTTTGGCCCAACACCCAGCGAGACAGCTGCCTCCCCAAGCCTGTGGAGTTCCTGTCCTGGGACGACACTCTGAGCATCATCCTGACAGTGTTCTCCATCTCTGGGGCCTTCATAGCTGTATGTGTAGTTGCTGTCTTTTACAAACACAGAACTTCTCCCATCATCCGAGCCAACAACTCTGagctgagcttcctgctgctcttctcactgactctgtgttttctctgctcactTACTTTCATTGGTCGGCCCTCTGAGTGGTCCTGTATGCTGCGTCACACAGTGTTTGGGATCACCttcgtcctctgcatctcctgtgttctggggaaaacaatagtggtgttaatggccttcagagctacacttccaggcagtaataccatgaaatggtttgggcctccacagcagagactcagtgttCTTGCCTTCACTCTCATACAGGTCCTAATTTGTGTCCTTTGGTTGACaatttctcctcctctccccttcAAAAATCTACAGCAATACAAGGAAAGGATAATTCTAGAATGTGGATTAGGTTCAGCTATAGGAttctgggctgtgctgggttatataggatttctggctcttttgtgttttattttggcttttctagctcggaagctgcctgataactttaatgaagccaagttcatcacgttcagcatgctcatattctgtgcagtGTGGGTTACTTTTATcccagcttatgtcagctctcctggaaagttcactgtagctgtagaGATATTTGCTATTCTGGCCTCAagctttggtttatttatttgcatttttgctCCCAAGTGTTTCATAATCTTGTTTAGGCCAGAGCAGAATACCAAGAAACACCTTATGGGTAAAGTTCCATCCAAGGCTCTCTGA
- the LOC119263710 gene encoding extracellular calcium-sensing receptor-like yields the protein MQLTSIIKVLVSLLWLTGLSTTTCKAEPVSCRLWAEPLMPSLSMNGDFIIGGIFSIHLYTTSIQNAYTRQPLQPQCSGSMSFRELRFARAMEFTIHEINNRTDLLPGITLGYQIHDSCSAVPMAVKATLQFTNGMDPFFSDTASCSKSAAAAVPALVGDSTSTPSISMARILGLFGIAQVSNYATCACLSDKRQYPAFFRTVPSDHHQAAALAKTVKYFGWTWIGAVRSDSDYGNNGMASFLKAAQEEGICVEYSESYYRTQPHSKLERLANVIRRSTARVIVTFLATGDMKLLLEELTRQPPPPLLQWIGTEAWIIETEFLRFNMCAGAIGFGIPRSVIPGLREFLLDLSPAQALKSPLLTEFWESSFSCSLKGSSGGARECDGSEDIRALQNPYTDTSQLRATNMVYKATYAIAHAIHGVICNDTQCDKSAKFTPWQILDQVKRVNFTTKNGFQVSFDSSGDPMAFYDLINWQVKKDGGLDFVTVGQYDSSRPRGQEFSMSRAISWMGGQTEVPRSVCSESCPPGTRKAVQKGKPVCCYDCIPCAEGEISNKTDSLNCVHCPPEFWPNTQRNVCLPKPVEFLSWDDTLSIILTAFSITGAFIAVCVTAVFYKHRTSPIVRANNSELSFLLLFSLTLCFLCSLTFIGRPTQWSCMLRHTAFGITFVLCISCVLGKTIVVLMAFRATLPGSDVMKWFGPPQQRLSVLAFTFIQGLICVLWLTISPPLPFKNLQQYKERIILECGLGSAVGFWAVLGYIGFLALLCFILAFLARKLPDNFNEAKFITFSMLIFCAVWVTFIPAYVSSPGKFTVAVEIFAILASSFGLFICIFAPKCFIILFRPEQNTKKHLMGKVPSKAL from the exons ATGCAGCTCACGTCGATTATAAAGGTGTTGGTGTCGTTGCTGTGGTTAACTGGACTCAGTACAACAACATGTAAAGCGGAGCCGGTCAGCTGCAGACTGTGGGCTGAGCCTCTGATGCCTAGTCTTTCTATGAATGGAGATTTTATAATAGGGGGgattttttccattcatttgtACACGACATCCATACAGAACGCCTACACCAGACAGCCGCTGCAGCCACAGTGCTCTGGAAg catgagTTTCCGGGAGCTGCGCTTCGCTCGTGCCATGGAGTTCACAATCCACGAGATCAACAACAGAACAGATCTCCTGCCGGGAATCACGTTAGGATACCAGATACACGACTCGTGCTCTGCAGTGCCGATGGCTGTTAAAGCTACACTTCAGTTTACAAACGGCATGGATCCATTTTTCAGTGATACTGCTTCCTGTTCAAAATCTGCAGCTGCAGCTGTTCCTGCTCTCGTGGGAGATTCTACTTCCACCCCATCTATCAGTATGGCCAGAATTCTGGGGCTTTTTGGAATTGCACAG GTGAGCAATTACGCAACCTGCGCATGTCTGAGCGATAAGCGTCAGTATCCTGCCTTTTTTAGGACCGTGCCAAGTGACCACCATCAGGCAGCCGCACTAGCAAAAACAGTCAAGTATTTTGGCTGGACATGGATTGGGGCAGTGCGCAGCGACTCAGACTATGGGAATAATGGAATGGCGTCGTTTCTAAAGGCTGCGCAGGAGGAGGGAATCTGTGTGGAGTACTCCGAGTCCTACTACAGAACACAACCGCACAGTAAACTGGAGAGATTGGCGAACGTCATCCGGAGATCGACAGCCCGGGTAATCGTAACGTTTCTCGCCACAGGCGACATGAAGTTACTGTTGGAGGAGCTGACAAGACAGCCGCCGCCTCCTCTCCTTCAGTGGATCGGCACAGAAGCGTGGATTATAGAAACCGAGTTTCTGCGCTTTAACATGTGCGCTGGGGCGATAGGATTTGGGATCCCCCGCTCAGTGATTCCAGGTCTTCGTGAGTTTCTTCTGGATCTCTCTCCAGCACAAGCACTGAAATCTCCTCTGCTaacggagttttgggagagctcGTTCAGCTGTAGCCTAAAAGGCTCCTCAGGGGGCGCGCGGGAATGTGACGGCAGTGAGGATATTCGCGCGCTGCAGAACCCGTATACAGACACGTCGCAGCTGCGCGCGACTAACATGGTGTATAAAGCTACGTATGCCATAGCGCATGCCATCCACGGTGTTATCTGTAATGACACGCAGTGCGACAAGAGCGCTAAATTCACACCATGGCAG ATACTCGACCAGGTCAAGAGAGTGAACTTCACTACAAAGAATGGTTTCCAGGTCTCATTTGATTCCAGTGGAGATCCTATGGCCTTCTACGACCTCATAAACTGGCAGGTTAAGAAAGATGGTGGTTTGGATTTTGTGACTGTGGGCCAGTATGACTCATCCAGACCAAGAGGACAGGAGTTCAGTATGAGCAGAGCTATCAGCTGGATGGGAGGACAGACTGAG GTGCCAAGgtctgtgtgcagtgagagctgtcCTCCAGGAACCaggaaggctgtgcagaaaggaaagccagtCTGCTGCTATGACTGTATACCATGCGCAGAAGGAGAGATCAGTAACAAGACAG acTCTTTGAACTGTGTGCACTGCCCTCCTGAGTTCTGGCCCAACACCCAACGAAATGTCTGCCTCCCCAAACCTGTCGAGTTCCTGTCCTGGGACGACACTCTGAGCATCATTCTGACAGCGTTCTCCATCACTGGGGCCTTCATAGCTGTATGTGTGACTGCTGTTTTCTACAAACACAGAACTTCTCCAATCGTCCGAGCCAacaactcagagctgagcttcctgctgctcttctcactgactctgtgtttcctATGCTCACTTACTTTCATTGGTCGGCCCACTCAGTGGTCCTGCATGCTGCGCCACACAGCATTTGGGATCACCttcgtcctctgcatctcctgtgttctggggaaaacaatagtggtgttaatggccttcagagctacacttccaggtagtgatgtcatgaaatggtttgggcctccacagcagagactcagtgttCTTGCCTTCACTTTTATACAGGGACTCATTTGTGTCCTTTGGTTGACAatatctcctcctctccccttcAAAAATCTCCAGCAATACAAGGAAAGGATAATACTAGAATGTGGATTAGGTTCAGCTGtaggtttctgggctgtgctgggttatataggatttctggctcttttgtgttttattttggcttttctagcacggaagctgcctgataactttaatgaagccaagttcatcacattcagcatgctcatattctgtgcCGTGTGGGTTACATTTATcccagcttatgtcagctctcctggaaagttcactgtagctgtagaGATATTTGCTATTCTGGCCTCAagctttggtttatttatttgcatttttgctCCCAAGTGTTTCATAATCTTGTTTAGGCCAGAGCAGAATACCAAGAAACACCTTATGGGTAAAGTTCCATCCAAGGCTCTCTGA